Below is a genomic region from Delftia tsuruhatensis.
CCCTGTTGCCACCCCCACCCGATCCCCACAACATGTCGCCCGGACGTAACAAACCGCAACCGGGCCACACGCTCCCGGCAGGAGACACCATGACCGCCTTGCCCCGCTGGATGAAGACAGCCGCCCTGGCCGTGGCCCTTGCAATGCCGCTGGCAGCGGCGGCCCAGGAGCCGGCGCGCACCGTGGGCGGCGTGGCCTACCCGGTCCAGGCCGGCGTGGGCGGGCAGACGCTGCAGCTCAATGGCGCAGGCATACGCTACAAGGCCATCTTCAAGGTCTACACTGCGGGCCTGTACCTGGAAAAGCCGGCCGCCAGCCTCCAGGAGATCGCCGCCCTGCCAGGGCCCAAGCGCGTGAGCGTGACCATGCTGCGCGAGATCGACTCGGCCGAGCTGGGCAAGCTGTTCGCGCGCGGCATCGAGGACAACATGGAGCGCGCCCGCTTCTCGCGCCTGGTGCCCGGCGTGCTGCGCATGAGCGACATCTTCACCCAGCACAAGAAGCTGCTGCCCGGCGAGAACTTCTCGGTGGACTGGGTGCCGGGCCAGGGCGCCCAGGTCTTCGTCAAGGGCCAGGCGCAGGGAGCGCCCTTCCAGGAGCCCGAGTTCTTCCAGGCCCTGCTGGGCATCTGGCTGGGCCCGCACCCGGCCGACGATCAGCTCAAGAAGGCCTTGCTGGGCGGCTGAGCCGGCGCGGGTGGCCGCCCGTCGAAGCGCACCCGTATTTCCAGGCCCACGGCGCCGGGCAGGGCCGTGAGCGTCCAGCCATGGGCCTGGGCGATCTCCAGGCAGATCGGCAGGCCCAGGCCCGCGCCCAGGTCACGCCGCTCGCTGCTGCGCCAAAAGCGCTCGAAGATGCGGCCCAGGTCCTCGGCCGCGACGCCCCGGCCCTGGTCCGCCACCCAGAAGCCATCGTTCGACGCCCGCACCGTGACTGTGCCGCCCGGCGGGCTGTGCTGCACGGCGTTCTCGATCAGGTTCTTGAGCAGCACGAAGAGCGCGCCCCTGTCGGCATGCCAGGCGTGGGCGCCGTCCTGCACTTCGCAGTCGATCCGGACGCCGCATTTTTCCGAGGCCCGGGCCATGAAGTCGCAGACCTCGCCAATGATGGCTTGCGGCGCAATCTCATCCATGCGGTAGCGCTGGTGTTCGCAGACCTCGGCCAGGTGCAGCAGCTGCTGCACCTGGCGGGCCATGTGGTCCACGTCCTTGAGCAGTTCGGGGCTGCGCCGCTCTTCGGGTTCGAGCTCGATCTGCACGCGCATCAGCGCCAGCGGCGTCTTGAGTTCGTGCGCAGCCATGGAAAGGAATTCCTGCTGGTTGCGGAACCCGGCCTGCAAGCGGTCCAGCACATGGTTGAAAGCCTCGACCAGGGGAGCGAACTCCCGGGGCAGGTCCTTGGCCTTCAGGCGCGTGTCCAGGGTCTGCGGAGTGATGCGCTGCGCATCCCGGGCGGCCACGCCCAGGGGCCGCAGCATGCGCTGCAGCGTGCGGTGCGTGGAGACCAGGAACACCACCAGGAAGACCACGCCGATGGCCACCATGCCGCGCCACAGCGCCGGCAGGCCCACCGACTCGCGCAGCCAGTCCACCATGCGGTCGCTGACGGCCACCTGCACATGCCAGGTCATGCCATCGTGGACCAGCGTCGCGGTCCCGGCGCGCATGACCACGCCACCGCGCTCGTAGGCAAAGGCCTTGAGCTGCGGATCAAAGCCCTGGCCGTTCTGCGTCAGCGGCTGCATCTCGCCGTTGGGGGCGAATACCACGCGGCCTTCGGCGTCGGTGATCCTCAGCTGCATTTCCTCGCCCAGGCTGGTCAGCATCCAGCTCTTGAGCTCGCGCTCGCTGAATCCCTGCGGTACGCCGTCCGCGCCGAAGCGTACCCATTCGGCGACCTTCTCGGCCGCATGTCCCATGCCGCGCTGCAGCGCATAGCTGTCGAAGGGCTTGGCCATGAGAATGACCAGCGCGCCGACCAGCAGCGCGCTGAGCGCCATGCTCAACCCATAGACGGCCAGCAGCCGCGAGCGCAGGCTACCGGGCCAGCACAGGTTCGCGAAGCGCATAGCCTTGCCCCCGGATGTTGACGATCTCCAGGCAGGAGCCGGCGGCCGCCAGCTTGCGGCGCAGCCGATGCAACGCCACATCGAGCGCGTTGGGCGTGACCACGCTGGACATGCCCCAGGCCGCGGCCTCCAGCGCCGGGCGCCGCACCGTGGCCCCTGCCTTGCGCACCAGGCTGAGCATGATCTGCAGCTCCGCCGGCGGCAAGGCGATGGTGGCGCCCGCGCACTGCATGCAGGCCTGCTGCGGGATGATGCTGATGTCGCCCAGCGCCGGAGCCAGCTCCTGCACCAGGGCCGGCCGGCGCAGCAGCGCGCGCACGCGGGCGATCAGTTCCTCCATGGGGAAGGGCTTGGTCAGATAGTCGTCGGCGCCGGCCTCCAGCCCACCGACGCGGTCGCTGAGCGCGTCACGGGCCGTGAGCATGAGGCAGGGCGTGGAACGGCCCGCGGCGCGCAGCCGCTGCACCAGCTCCAGGCCGTCGCCATCGGGCAGGCCGCGGTCGATGACGATGACGCCATAGTCGATTTCCTGCAGGGCCAGCCAGGCCGGAGCGATCTGCTGGAAGACATCGGTCTCGATGCCTGAATGGGCCAGGGACCGGGCGACCAGCGCAGCCAGCCGTGCATGGTCCTCAATTAAAGCGATGCGGTTCATGGTTTGCGTCGTTCCCGCACAGGGACAGCAGATGCTCCCGGACCCCGGCGATGCGCTGCGCCGCCATGGGTTCCACCAGCACGTGGATGACCCACAGGTCCTCGACCATGGCCCGGCACTGCAGGGCGATGTCCTCGGGCACCAGGTCGTCCGCGCACGCGGCATCCACGAAGTCGAACCAGATGTTCTGGAATCTCGCCCGCGTCAGCAGCTGCGCGGCCGTCTTCTGGCCACGTCGGCGCGACAGCGCATGCGCGCACACGCAGCGCACATAGGCGCGCAGATGCCGCGCGGGCCCAGGTGGCTCCCCGGCCAGCACCTGCAGCAGGTCCTCGCGGAACTGCAGGATCACCCGCTCGAAGATCGCCTCCAGCCGCGCGGCGCGGTGCAGGCTGCAGTCCTGGAAGCGCGCGCCCAGGGAATACGCCTGACCGGCCGCCTTGATACCTATCACGTCCTGGTAGATGGAGCCTTGCATTGCGATTGCACGTTCTTGCACGTTCTGTCGTTTCAAGCATCCTCGGGCCGGCCACGAAGCCCGCAAACCCTTGGGGAAAACAGCCATGCTCCACGAGAGCGTCTTACTGGCGACTTACCGGCCATCAAATTCGCCAGGGAAATGCGGAAATATGCAATCGGCCGGCTCCATCAATATCGACTCAAACTTCCTCCTGCCAGCCAGAAACATGGCGAACCAGTGCCCACTGTGCCAGCCACAGGGCGAAATAGCCGAAAGTCTCCACCAGCTCCTCGAGCACGATCACCTGAAAATCGAACCAGTGCTGAAGGAATATGAAACCATGTCCTTCCGCATTGGTTGAAATCACCATCGCCACGATGAAAAGCACCAGGCTGAATACCGGTATTGCACGCTCGCGCACCATGCGTTTGAAAACCCTGTTCCAGAGGTCATGGCGCACGAACCAATAGCAGCACAGCAGCAGCATGCCGCCGACCACCCACTTGACGGCGGGCCTGTACCACAGGACCTGGGAGCTGATCACCGGACCCCACTTGCCTGCACCGATGCTGGGCAGGAAGGCCGCTCCCCAGGCCAGCTCCCGCCCCAGGAAAGCCAGCCAGAACAGGGCCGCGATCCACCACAGCGGGGCCGCGATGGCCCCTTTCTGACTGCGTGCCGCGACCAGGGCGGCGCCCATGCCCAGCAGCAGGGTCACGGCCTGTATGTTCTCCAGCAGGCCATTTTCCCAGCCCACGCTCTGCGGCAATACAAAAGTCAGGGGAAAACTCAGCAGCAGCCCTGCCAATATCGCCAGATTCCACAGCCGCAGCCAGTAGTCATCATGGTCTCCGGAAGCGGGTATTCTTTTTATTTGATTCGAAGCAGGCATCTGATACAGGGCGACTGGCGCTTTCTCTGGCTATATGGTTCTTGCAAGCACTCAATATCCGGAAAAATCATATTCCGGAGTTTGAAAATGGAGGGCGGACGGGCCGTCCCACCGTTTTTCATTACATCAGACTTGCAGCCAGATTGCATCAGTGTGACAAATATGCCCTGCCAGGCGCGCTGCCGGCCCGCAGCCCGGCCACGCGATCGCAGCCAGGTGGACGCAGGGGTTCAGGCCCAGCGGATGGCGCGGACCTGCGGCGCGGCCCGTACCAGATCGCGGAAGTAGCCGGGCAGCGCGAACAGGGCCGGATGCACCTCGGCGTTGTAGTAGCGCAGGTCGGGCAGCCGGCGATCGGCCAGGCGCTGGCGCAACTGGGCAGGCGTCGGCGCCATGGCATCCAGCGTGTCCGAAGCCACGGCCAGGCCCCAGTAGGCGCCATACAGGGGAATGTAGAGGCCGTAGCAGCGCACGATGGCGAAGCGCTGGCGCAGGCTGGCCACCAGGCCGGCGACCTGGGCCCCGTGGAACACGGGACTGCCCAGATGCAGCACCAGGGCGCCGCCCGGCGCCAGCACGCGCTTCATGCGTGCCAGTGCAACATCGGAGTAGAGCGCGCTGGCGGGCGTGTCGGGATCGGTGAGGTCCATCAGCGCCAGGTCGAAGCGTTCCTCGGTGTGCTCGACCATGACCATGCCATCGCCTATGCGCAGCTGCAGGCGTGGATCGTCGAAGACCCCCCGGTGGACCTGCCGCAGATGGGTGCGGGCGGCCTGGACCACGGCCTCGTCCAGCTCGGCCACCACCACCTGCTCCATGGACGGGTGCTTGAGCAGCTCCTCGGCCGCGCCGCCATCGCCACCGCCCAGGATCAGCGCCTTGCGCGGTGCCGGGTGGGCCATGGCGGCCGGGTGCACCAGGGCCTCGTGGTAGAAGAATTCCTCGCCTTCCGAGGTCATGAAGCGGCCATCCAGGCGCAGCACCTTGCCGAACTGCGGCGTGTGCAGCAGCTCCATCTGCTGGTGGGGCGTGCTCAGTTGCTCGCGCCGCGTGGTGCGCCAGCCAAAGCGTGCATGCGGGGTGAGCGCCTCCAGGGCCCAGTCGCCCTGATCGGGCGCTGTATCCTGCCGGGCGCCGGGGCCGATGTCGCCGCGCATCAGCTGCTGGCGCACCACGCGGCCCGGCGCATAGGCGGCAATCACGCCCTCCATCAGCGCACGGGCCTTGCCCGAGTTGTCGGCGGAGAAATTGCAGACATAGACATCGACGGTGACGCAGCCGGTCTCGGGCCAGGTGTGTATGGCCAGGTGCGATTCGGCCAGCAGCACGGTGCCGGTGACGCCTCCGGGCTGGCCCTGGTAGTCCGGGAACTTGACCCATCGGTCCTCCACCAGGGTCAGGCCGGCCATTTCGGTCTGTGCGCGGCACAGGGCGGCGATGGCATCGGCATCGAGCATGTGGGGCCCGTTGCCCTGGCATTGGTAGAGATCGGCGGTCAGGTGCAGTCCATGCATGTCGCGTGCTTCCTCCTTGTCGGTGGCCGGATCGCGGCCAGGATGGCAAAGCGAACGACTCTAGCAAAAATGCAAATCGCACCTTCAAAGTGCGTTAAACACCATCAAAACACCGCCTTTTCCCAGCAAATAAAAACCGGTGCACCGACCGTCAGGCCAGTTCGGTCAGCGCATCGACAAAGCCGTCCGCATCGACCTCGCGCACCGGCTGGCCATGGTTGTAGCCGTAGCCGACCAGTACCACGGGGCAGCCCGCAGCGCGTGCGGCCTGGGCGTCGTTGCTGGAGTCGCCCACCATCAGCGTGCGTGCCGGCTGCGTGCCCAGGGCCTCGCAGGTCTTGAGCAAGGGCAGCGGATCGGGCTTCTTGCGTGCGAAGGAATCACCGCCGAAGACCTGCTCGAACAGCGGCGCCAGCCCCTTTTGCTCCAGCAGCGGCCGTGCGAAGGCCAGCGGCTTGTTGGTCAGGCAGGCCAGGCGCAGTCCCTGGGCACGCAGCGCCTGCAGGCCTTCGAGCACGCCGGGATAGACATCGGCGAACTGGCCGTTGAGCTGCAGGTAGTGGTGTTCGTAGCGCTGCCAGGCCTGGCCATAGACGGCATCCACGTCGGCCGCGCCCACATGGGCCAGCACCGAGCGGATCAGGTGCTCGGAGCCCTTGCCCACCATGTTCTCGATGGCCTGCGGGGCGATGGCCGGCAGTGCGAGATCGGCCAGCATGCGGTTGAGGGCTTCGGCGAAGTCACCCAGGGTGTTGACCATGGTGCCGTCGAGATCGACGATGGCGGCGTCCAGGTCTGCGTGGTTCAACGGAATAAGGTTTGCAATCATGGAATGGCGTGACGAAATTCGAGAGGAAGGGCGCTACCCGGGTCGCATGAAGCGTGGCGGATGGAGTGCGCAGTGCCGACATGCTGCCAGACCCGCCAGCGCTCGGAGCCAACGCGGGTACTTGAAAGTGCACGACATGCTCTCGCACCGCAGTGTCGCGCTGCAGATCCGAGCCCGTCCCGGCCTACAGAAGAATGTCCGCGGTGGGGTACTTCCAGAAGTCCCGCAGCAGGTAGCTGACCGGCATGTTCAGATTCATGGCGCCGGGCGGAATCGCCTGCAGGAACCACTTCTCGTAGATCGGGTGGATTTCGCGGCTGGTGATGATCCGCTTCATCTCTTCATCGACCAGTTTCTTGAACGCGGTATCGGCTTTTGGCAACATGATCGCCAGGGGTTCGGTGGTCAGGAACTTGCCCACCACCTTCAAGGCGCGAGGATGGGGCCGTGCGGCGGCCAGCCCGTTGAGAAGCACGTCATCCATCAGGAACGCATCGGCTTCGCCCTTCTCGACCATCTCCAGGGCCTTTGCGTGATCGGGCGCCTCCACAATGGTGATGCCCAGGAGCCGCTGCCTGTTGGCCTGCGTGGCCACGGCCATCGGGCTGGTGCCCTTGGTCGACACCAGCTTCTTTCCCTTGAGATCCTCCATCCCGTTCACGGTGCTTTCGGCCTTCACGAGCAGCCGGGCGCCGGTGATGAAATGGGGAACCGTGAACGCCACGGACTGGCGCCGCTGCGCGTTGTTCGTGGTCGAACCGCACTCCATGTCGGCCTTGCCCTGCTCGATCATGGCCATGCGATTGGCGGGCGTGACCATCACGAACTCCACCTTCATGTCCTTCTTGCCCGTCTGCCTGCGCACCGCGTCAGCCAGCCGCAGGCAAAGATCCAGCGCGTAACCGACGGGCTTGCCGCTGCGGGGGTCGATGTAGGAAAAGGGGATCGACGATTCCCGGTGTGCAATCACCAGCGTGCCACCGGCACTGACCTTCTCGAGCACACCGGCTGTCGATACGCTGCCCAGGGCCCACAGGCCCAACGCAATTCCCCACTGGCGCAAGATCATCTGAGTCCTCGGATCGGCAGAGCCGGGCAGCGCCCGGCGGTGTAGTGGCAGGTTATATACGCATTGTTACGAGATGCGCAAACCTGAATCACCCCAGTACCGAGAGGAGGGCCATGGGGCCAGGGCGTCAGACGGCAGATGGGGGTCGGCAGAAAGCTCAGTCCCTGCGCTGGCGGCGAGGCTGCTGCCGGGTGCGCGCCGCCTCGCCGTGCAGCCAGGCCAGAAAGGCCGCCACGGCAGGCTTGGCGGCGTTGCGCGGCGGGTAGACGGCGAAGTGCGCCTTGACGCGGACGGCCTTGTCCATGCCGAAGGGCGCGACCAGCTTGCCGTCGGCGATGTGGCCGCCCGCGTTCATGGCGCTTTCCAGGGCCACGCCCAGGCCCTGGGTGGCCGCGTCCAGCGACATCTGCGCCCGGTCGAAGCGCACGGCGTAGCGCTCGGGCGCGCGCAGCGTGCTGAAGGCGCCGAACCAGTCCGACCACTGGACGATGCTGACGTTGCTCTGGATCAGCGGCACCTCCAGCAGCTGCTCGATGCGCCGCAGGCCGTGCTCCCGCACGAATGAGGGGCTGGCCAGCGGCACGATACGCTCCTCGAACAGCGGCTGCACCTCCAGCTCGGGCCATTGGGGTATGCCGTAGCGGATATCGACGTCGGCCTGGCCCAGCGCGAAGTCGCTGTGCGAATGGGCAGCGGACAGGTTCAGCGAGATGTCCGGGCAGGCCCTGGCAAAGGCGCGCAGGCGGGGCATGAGCCACAGGCTGGCGATGCTGGGTGCGCTGTGCACGTACAGGCTGTTGCCCACGCTGTGGCGCAGGTCCTCGGTGGCCGAGACGATGGCCGACAGCGCGCCCGACACACGCTCCAGGTACGCCTGTCCCGGGCGGCTCAGGCGCACGCCGTGCGCGCTGCGCTCGAACAGGCGCACACCCAGCTGCGCCTCCAGCCTGGCCACCTGGTGGCTGACGGCCGAGGCGGTCAGGTGCAGTTCGGCGGCGGCCAGCGCGAAGCTGCGCCGACGCGCCACGGCCTCGAACGCCAGCAGGTTGGCACTGGGCGGGATGGATGCCATGGCATGACTCCGGGTGACCCCGTACATGGGCTGATGATCCGTCATCTTAGGCTGATGAAACATCGTTTGTCTTCATGCTCGCGCCCCCCCAAGATGCCAGCACACCCAACGGTACGGAGACAAGGACATGCTGCTCAAGGACAAGGTCGCCATCATCACCGGCGGCGCAGGCCCCAACGGACTCGGCTTTGCCACTGCGCGCCAGATGGCGTCGCAGGGCGCGCGCGTGGCCATACTCGACCTGGAACGCGCCGATCCGGCCGCTGCGGCGGCGCGCCTGGGCGAGGGGCACCTGGGGCTGGTGGCGGACGTGACGGACAAGGCCGCGTGCGAGGCCGCTGCGGCGGCTGTGCTGCGCGCCTTCGGCCGCATCGATGCGCTGGTCAACAACGCGGGCATCACCCAGCCTGTCAAGACGCTGGAGATCAGCGGCGCCGACTACGACCGCATCCTGGACGTGAGCCTGCGCGGCACGCTGTACATGTCGCAGGCGGCGCTGCCGGCCATGCGCGCGCAGCGCGCGGGCGCCATCGTCTGCATTTCCTCGGTGTCGGCGCAGCGCGGCGGCGGCATCTTCGGCGGGCCGCACTACTCGGCCGCCAAGGCCGGCGTGCTGGGCCTGGCGCGCGCCATGGCGCGCGAGTTCGGCGCCGAGGGCATCCGCATCAACTGCGTGACGCCGGGCCTGATCGAGACCGATATCACGCAGGGCAAGCTCGACGCCGCGCGCAAGCACGACATCGCGCAGACCATTCCGCTGGCGCGCCTGGGCCGGGCCGACGACGTGGCCGGCGCCTGTGTGTTCCTGGCCAGCGACCTGGCCGCCTACTGCACGGGCATCACGCTCGATGTCAACGGCGGGATGCTCATCCACTGAGTCCGGCACCGCCCGCCTGGCCATGGCGTGCATGGCCGCACAACACAAGGAGACAAGACCATGCAACGCAAGACCTTTCATCGCGCGGCCCTGGCTGCCTGCGCCCTGCTGCTGCCGGCCCTGGCCGCTGCCCAGGCCGTCAAGCTGACGCTGGGCCACGGCGCCGCGCCCGACAACCCGCGCCATCTGGCCGCGCTGAGGTTCGCCGAACTGGTCAAGGCCGGCAGCGCGGGCCGTATCGAGGTGCAGGTCGCCCCCTCGGCACAGCTGGGCGACGACGCGGCCATGGTCACGGCGTTGCGCACGGGAGCGCTGGACCTGTCGGCCAACTCCCAGGGCGCGGTGGCGGCCGCCGTTCCCGAATATGCGGCCTACGGCATGCCCTTCCTGTTCGCCACCCCGGCCCAGGCCTTCCAGTTGCTGGACGGCCCGCTGGGCCGCGAGCTGGCCGACCGCTCGGCCGCCAAGGGCATGGTGGTGCTGGGCTACTGGGACAACGGCATACGCCACATGAGCAACAGCCGACGGCCGATCCGCAGCGTGGAGGACCTCAAGGGCCTGAAGATGCGCACGCCGCCCGATGCGGTGCTGGTGGACATCATGCAGGCCCTGGGCGCCGAGGCCCAGCAGATCAAGTTCGCCGAGCTGTACGTGGCCCTTCAGCAGGGCGTGGTCGATGGCCAGGAGAACCCGTTGGCCAACTTCCACGCCAGCAAGCTCTACGAGGTGCAAAAGCACCTGACGCTGACCGGCCACATGTTCCAGATGACGCCCCTGATCATGGCCAGGCGCAGCTGGGAGCGGCTGCAGCCGGCCGACCGCCAGGTACTCACCGAGGCCGCCCGGCAGGCCACGGCCTACCAGCGCCAGCTGTCACGCGACGCCGAAGACCGGCTGCTGCAGGACATCAAGGCCAAGGGCGTGGAAGTCCACGCCATCGACGCCAGGGCCTTCGCCCAGGCGACGGCCAAGGTGCAGGACAAATGGCTGGCCGGCCCCTCCGGCGCCTACCTCGCCAAGGTCGTCAAGGCCGCGGGCGGGCAGTGACGCACCACGGGAGTCCTTCATGAACATCGTCGAACGCCTGGTCACCGGCCTGTGCCGCGCCGTACTGTGGGCCAGCACGCTGGTGATCTTCCTGATCCTGGTGTGCAACACCGCATTGCGCTATGCCGCAGGCGCCAGCCTGCAATGGGCCAACGAAGTGCCCGAACTGCTGTTTCCCTGGCTGGTCATGTCGGGCGTGGTGCTGGCCGCCGCCCATGGCGCCCACATCACCACCACCTTCCTGGTCGAGAAGCTGCCGGCGCGCGCCCGCCGCGCGGCCGCCGTGCTGGGCTGGCTGGCCGTGGCGGGCCTGTATGCCACGCTGGCCTGGTCCACGCTGGGCATGCTGGAGATCGTGCATGACGAGCGCAGCCAGATCCTGGGCATTCCCGGCTCGGTCACCTACGCCTGCGTGATGGCGGGCATGGCCATGCTGAGCCTGCTGGCGCTGCAGTCGGCCTGGCGCGCCTGGGGGGCCACGGCGCCGTGCAACGCCGCACAGCAGGCCGGAACGGGCAGCCCCGTGCCCAGCCCGCACTGGTGAGACAGGGAGATCGCAATGTCTTTCGTCATGCTCCTCGTCTTCATGGCCGGCGCCGTGATCGCCATGCCCATCGCCCATGCGCTGCTCATGGGCGCCATGGCGGCGGCCGCCACCTCGGACCGCGTACCGCTGGACCTGCTGGTGCAGCAGATGGTGGCCCAGGTCCAGAGCTTTCCGCTGATCGCCATTCCGTTCTTCATGCTCACGGGCTCGCTGATGATGGGCGGGCGGCTGGGGAGGCGCTGGTGGGCGTGCTTTCGGCGCTGATCGGGCGCTTTCACGGCGGGCCGGCCCAGGTGGGGGTGATGTCGTCCACGCTGTTCGGCGGCGTCTCGGGCTCGGCTGTGGCCGATGCCTCGGCCATCGGCTCGCTGATGATCCCCTGGCACCGGCGCCTGGGCTATCCGCCCGCGTTCTCGGCCGCGACGCTGGCGGCGGCGGCCACCATCGACATCCTGATCCCGCCGTCCATTCCCATGATCCTGTT
It encodes:
- a CDS encoding LysR substrate-binding domain-containing protein; the encoded protein is MASIPPSANLLAFEAVARRRSFALAAAELHLTASAVSHQVARLEAQLGVRLFERSAHGVRLSRPGQAYLERVSGALSAIVSATEDLRHSVGNSLYVHSAPSIASLWLMPRLRAFARACPDISLNLSAAHSHSDFALGQADVDIRYGIPQWPELEVQPLFEERIVPLASPSFVREHGLRRIEQLLEVPLIQSNVSIVQWSDWFGAFSTLRAPERYAVRFDRAQMSLDAATQGLGVALESAMNAGGHIADGKLVAPFGMDKAVRVKAHFAVYPPRNAAKPAVAAFLAWLHGEAARTRQQPRRQRRD
- a CDS encoding amino acid ABC transporter substrate-binding protein encodes the protein MILRQWGIALGLWALGSVSTAGVLEKVSAGGTLVIAHRESSIPFSYIDPRSGKPVGYALDLCLRLADAVRRQTGKKDMKVEFVMVTPANRMAMIEQGKADMECGSTTNNAQRRQSVAFTVPHFITGARLLVKAESTVNGMEDLKGKKLVSTKGTSPMAVATQANRQRLLGITIVEAPDHAKALEMVEKGEADAFLMDDVLLNGLAAARPHPRALKVVGKFLTTEPLAIMLPKADTAFKKLVDEEMKRIITSREIHPIYEKWFLQAIPPGAMNLNMPVSYLLRDFWKYPTADILL
- a CDS encoding phosphoglycolate phosphatase — its product is MIANLIPLNHADLDAAIVDLDGTMVNTLGDFAEALNRMLADLALPAIAPQAIENMVGKGSEHLIRSVLAHVGAADVDAVYGQAWQRYEHHYLQLNGQFADVYPGVLEGLQALRAQGLRLACLTNKPLAFARPLLEQKGLAPLFEQVFGGDSFARKKPDPLPLLKTCEALGTQPARTLMVGDSSNDAQAARAAGCPVVLVGYGYNHGQPVREVDADGFVDALTELA
- the speE gene encoding polyamine aminopropyltransferase produces the protein MHGLHLTADLYQCQGNGPHMLDADAIAALCRAQTEMAGLTLVEDRWVKFPDYQGQPGGVTGTVLLAESHLAIHTWPETGCVTVDVYVCNFSADNSGKARALMEGVIAAYAPGRVVRQQLMRGDIGPGARQDTAPDQGDWALEALTPHARFGWRTTRREQLSTPHQQMELLHTPQFGKVLRLDGRFMTSEGEEFFYHEALVHPAAMAHPAPRKALILGGGDGGAAEELLKHPSMEQVVVAELDEAVVQAARTHLRQVHRGVFDDPRLQLRIGDGMVMVEHTEERFDLALMDLTDPDTPASALYSDVALARMKRVLAPGGALVLHLGSPVFHGAQVAGLVASLRQRFAIVRCYGLYIPLYGAYWGLAVASDTLDAMAPTPAQLRQRLADRRLPDLRYYNAEVHPALFALPGYFRDLVRAAPQVRAIRWA
- a CDS encoding SDR family NAD(P)-dependent oxidoreductase is translated as MLLKDKVAIITGGAGPNGLGFATARQMASQGARVAILDLERADPAAAAARLGEGHLGLVADVTDKAACEAAAAAVLRAFGRIDALVNNAGITQPVKTLEISGADYDRILDVSLRGTLYMSQAALPAMRAQRAGAIVCISSVSAQRGGGIFGGPHYSAAKAGVLGLARAMAREFGAEGIRINCVTPGLIETDITQGKLDAARKHDIAQTIPLARLGRADDVAGACVFLASDLAAYCTGITLDVNGGMLIH
- a CDS encoding TRAP transporter small permease, yielding MNIVERLVTGLCRAVLWASTLVIFLILVCNTALRYAAGASLQWANEVPELLFPWLVMSGVVLAAAHGAHITTTFLVEKLPARARRAAAVLGWLAVAGLYATLAWSTLGMLEIVHDERSQILGIPGSVTYACVMAGMAMLSLLALQSAWRAWGATAPCNAAQQAGTGSPVPSPHW
- a CDS encoding TRAP transporter substrate-binding protein, whose translation is MQRKTFHRAALAACALLLPALAAAQAVKLTLGHGAAPDNPRHLAALRFAELVKAGSAGRIEVQVAPSAQLGDDAAMVTALRTGALDLSANSQGAVAAAVPEYAAYGMPFLFATPAQAFQLLDGPLGRELADRSAAKGMVVLGYWDNGIRHMSNSRRPIRSVEDLKGLKMRTPPDAVLVDIMQALGAEAQQIKFAELYVALQQGVVDGQENPLANFHASKLYEVQKHLTLTGHMFQMTPLIMARRSWERLQPADRQVLTEAARQATAYQRQLSRDAEDRLLQDIKAKGVEVHAIDARAFAQATAKVQDKWLAGPSGAYLAKVVKAAGGQ
- a CDS encoding chalcone isomerase family protein; translation: MTALPRWMKTAALAVALAMPLAAAAQEPARTVGGVAYPVQAGVGGQTLQLNGAGIRYKAIFKVYTAGLYLEKPAASLQEIAALPGPKRVSVTMLREIDSAELGKLFARGIEDNMERARFSRLVPGVLRMSDIFTQHKKLLPGENFSVDWVPGQGAQVFVKGQAQGAPFQEPEFFQALLGIWLGPHPADDQLKKALLGG
- a CDS encoding sensor histidine kinase, whose translation is MRFANLCWPGSLRSRLLAVYGLSMALSALLVGALVILMAKPFDSYALQRGMGHAAEKVAEWVRFGADGVPQGFSERELKSWMLTSLGEEMQLRITDAEGRVVFAPNGEMQPLTQNGQGFDPQLKAFAYERGGVVMRAGTATLVHDGMTWHVQVAVSDRMVDWLRESVGLPALWRGMVAIGVVFLVVFLVSTHRTLQRMLRPLGVAARDAQRITPQTLDTRLKAKDLPREFAPLVEAFNHVLDRLQAGFRNQQEFLSMAAHELKTPLALMRVQIELEPEERRSPELLKDVDHMARQVQQLLHLAEVCEHQRYRMDEIAPQAIIGEVCDFMARASEKCGVRIDCEVQDGAHAWHADRGALFVLLKNLIENAVQHSPPGGTVTVRASNDGFWVADQGRGVAAEDLGRIFERFWRSSERRDLGAGLGLPICLEIAQAHGWTLTALPGAVGLEIRVRFDGRPPAPAQPPSKAFLS
- a CDS encoding response regulator transcription factor; amino-acid sequence: MNRIALIEDHARLAALVARSLAHSGIETDVFQQIAPAWLALQEIDYGVIVIDRGLPDGDGLELVQRLRAAGRSTPCLMLTARDALSDRVGGLEAGADDYLTKPFPMEELIARVRALLRRPALVQELAPALGDISIIPQQACMQCAGATIALPPAELQIMLSLVRKAGATVRRPALEAAAWGMSSVVTPNALDVALHRLRRKLAAAGSCLEIVNIRGQGYALREPVLAR